A part of Haloarchaeobius sp. HME9146 genomic DNA contains:
- a CDS encoding D-aminoacyl-tRNA deacylase produces MIAIVVSRADSASTHIGSHLFDLADWESTDDPTRPDGEGGGTVYWTGGFELREFDDLHLDLDDVAAAFDDPDMLVFASRHSGDTGALLTAHFTGNFGPAEFGGEDDSLAEACPNAQAELLDAFTEHAPEGYEVGMECTHHGPSRVGVPSMFVELGSDEKQWDDPEGARAVAQAILDIEDAEPHRERTVVGFGGGHYVPRFERVVRETAWAVGHIAADWGLDAMGHPEEHREVIDQAFVQSGAEYALVEGDRPTLEAVVADLGYRVVSETWLRAVDEQDLDTVARLEERLCPVSDGLRFGSVSEDWEVRELPAALLDAAQGTDREAVLAAAAESLVAYETIQSGSRVDGRAAVSPGEYDAFVAALVDVISEKYDEVRREDGEVVARSHSFDPELAHEAGVPEGPKFGQLAGGRPVEVDGRTITPEDVSSERIERFPV; encoded by the coding sequence GTGATCGCGATAGTCGTGAGCCGTGCGGACTCCGCGTCGACACACATCGGGTCCCACCTGTTCGACCTCGCCGACTGGGAGTCGACCGACGACCCGACCCGTCCCGACGGCGAGGGCGGGGGCACCGTCTACTGGACCGGCGGGTTCGAACTCCGCGAGTTCGACGACCTGCATCTCGACCTCGACGACGTGGCGGCCGCCTTCGACGACCCCGACATGCTCGTGTTCGCCTCGCGCCACTCGGGCGACACCGGAGCGCTCCTCACCGCCCACTTCACCGGGAACTTCGGCCCGGCAGAGTTCGGCGGGGAGGACGACAGCCTCGCCGAGGCGTGTCCGAACGCCCAGGCCGAACTCCTCGATGCCTTCACGGAGCACGCGCCGGAGGGCTACGAGGTCGGCATGGAGTGCACCCACCACGGCCCGAGCCGGGTCGGCGTTCCCTCGATGTTCGTCGAGCTGGGGAGCGACGAGAAACAGTGGGACGACCCCGAGGGCGCGCGAGCCGTCGCACAGGCCATCCTCGATATCGAAGACGCTGAGCCACACCGGGAGCGCACCGTCGTCGGGTTCGGCGGCGGCCACTACGTCCCCCGGTTCGAACGGGTCGTCCGGGAGACCGCGTGGGCGGTGGGCCACATCGCGGCGGACTGGGGCCTCGACGCGATGGGCCATCCCGAGGAACACCGGGAGGTCATCGACCAGGCGTTCGTCCAGAGCGGAGCCGAGTACGCGCTGGTCGAGGGCGACCGACCGACCCTCGAAGCCGTCGTCGCGGACCTCGGCTACCGGGTCGTCAGCGAGACGTGGCTCCGCGCGGTCGACGAGCAGGACCTCGACACGGTCGCCCGGCTCGAGGAGCGTCTCTGCCCGGTTTCGGACGGGCTCCGGTTCGGGTCCGTCAGCGAGGACTGGGAGGTTCGCGAGCTGCCGGCGGCCCTGCTCGACGCGGCACAGGGGACCGACCGCGAGGCCGTCCTCGCCGCCGCGGCGGAATCCCTCGTCGCCTACGAGACGATACAGAGTGGGAGCCGCGTCGACGGCCGTGCGGCCGTCTCGCCCGGGGAGTACGACGCCTTCGTCGCAGCCTTGGTCGACGTTATCTCGGAGAAGTACGACGAGGTTCGTCGCGAGGACGGCGAGGTCGTCGCGCGCTCGCACAGCTTCGACCCCGAACTGGCGCACGAGGCCGGCGTGCCGGAGGGACCGAAGTTCGGCCAACTCGCCGGGGGACGGCCCGTCGAGGTCGACGGTCGTACGATTACGCCAGAGGACGTGTCTTCGGAGCGAATCGAACGGTTCCCGGTCTGA
- a CDS encoding sodium:calcium antiporter, with product MRQRLQHPLAALLFAALLTAPWVGVRLLGGPDAFGFSSLMTVAVSGLSVLGASFMLAWGAETAEKDVPRAFAIAVLAVLAVAPEYAVDALYAFGAGNGGATAEACNQFTKAQIENGVTPVAAACHDANLAVANMTGANRILIGLGWSGIALFTVYRAASSADPSVTKKDGFLRNTVSLDRDLGLEIVFLLGATLFAFLVPLNGGIGVADTLVLLGLYVAYIIIIVRGDVEEHEEQVGVPAYLQELPFAFRSLSSISLFLYSGLIIYTAVHPFAHGLELIGKDLGAPPFFMIQWVAPLASESPELIVVAYLVNKARSTAGFNALISSKLNQWTLLIGTLAIVYSIALGDVGTLPFDDKQAAEIWITAAQSLFAIAIITNFEISVREAVLLLVLFVSQVAAESAIILTMSGPEADALSMDILYGYTVVYVLIALVMFWRRRHELARTFQWTANRARESMGGDAPVADHSD from the coding sequence ATTCGGCAACGACTCCAGCACCCGCTGGCCGCCCTTCTCTTCGCCGCCCTCCTCACAGCACCGTGGGTGGGTGTGAGGCTGTTGGGTGGTCCCGACGCGTTCGGGTTCTCCTCGCTCATGACAGTCGCGGTAAGTGGTCTCTCGGTCCTCGGCGCGTCCTTTATGCTCGCGTGGGGTGCCGAGACGGCAGAGAAAGACGTGCCACGGGCGTTCGCCATCGCCGTGCTCGCCGTGCTCGCGGTCGCCCCCGAGTACGCCGTCGACGCTCTCTACGCCTTCGGCGCTGGGAACGGCGGCGCGACGGCCGAAGCGTGTAACCAGTTCACCAAGGCGCAGATAGAGAACGGCGTGACGCCGGTTGCCGCGGCCTGTCACGACGCGAACCTCGCCGTGGCGAACATGACGGGTGCGAACCGCATCCTCATCGGCCTCGGCTGGTCTGGCATCGCCCTGTTCACCGTCTACCGGGCCGCCTCGTCGGCGGACCCCTCCGTCACCAAGAAGGACGGCTTCCTCCGGAACACCGTGTCGCTCGACCGTGACCTCGGCCTGGAAATCGTCTTCCTGCTCGGCGCGACCCTGTTCGCGTTCCTCGTGCCGCTGAACGGCGGTATCGGCGTCGCAGACACCCTTGTCCTCCTCGGCCTCTACGTCGCCTACATCATCATCATCGTCCGCGGCGACGTCGAGGAACACGAGGAACAGGTCGGTGTCCCGGCGTACCTCCAGGAACTTCCCTTCGCGTTCCGTTCGCTCTCGTCCATCTCGCTGTTCCTCTACTCCGGTCTCATCATCTACACCGCCGTCCACCCGTTCGCACACGGGCTGGAACTCATCGGGAAGGACCTCGGTGCCCCGCCGTTCTTCATGATCCAGTGGGTCGCACCGCTCGCCTCCGAGAGCCCGGAACTCATCGTCGTCGCCTACCTCGTGAACAAGGCGCGCTCGACCGCCGGGTTCAACGCCCTCATCTCCTCGAAGCTCAACCAGTGGACCCTCCTCATCGGGACCCTCGCTATCGTCTACAGCATCGCCCTCGGTGACGTCGGGACGCTGCCCTTCGACGACAAGCAGGCAGCCGAGATCTGGATCACGGCCGCACAGAGCCTCTTCGCCATCGCCATCATCACGAACTTCGAGATCAGCGTCAGAGAGGCCGTCCTCCTGCTGGTCCTGTTCGTCTCGCAGGTCGCCGCCGAGTCCGCCATCATCCTGACGATGTCTGGGCCCGAGGCGGATGCACTCAGCATGGACATCCTCTACGGCTACACCGTCGTCTACGTCCTCATCGCCCTCGTCATGTTCTGGCGGCGGCGTCACGAACTCGCGCGGACCTTCCAGTGGACCGCGAACCGCGCCAGGGAATCGATGGGCGGTGACGCTCCCGTCGCCGACCACTCGGACTGA
- a CDS encoding universal stress protein, which translates to MFEHVLIAVDGSACASRSAQAGIALAAASGGQVTAVAAAHGELDEAAARAALDEVESFGEDAGVAVTTHVVSTPPAQSIVNLADEVDAGLIVMGRHGNTGLRDRLFGSVTNRVLRTADTHVLTVPGGESPVSDFETILLPTDGSEAASTAVAPAADLADQYGAALHLLRVVDVRQEAGPFSAGGVDQAYVDDLLERELASLGDLADEYATLAGDGVTFEQATRAGTPSEGISEYVDEHDVDLVVMASTGESSLAGQLLGSTTDRVLRLVDQPVLVVNPNR; encoded by the coding sequence ATGTTCGAGCACGTCCTCATCGCAGTAGACGGAAGTGCCTGTGCGAGCCGCAGCGCCCAGGCCGGAATCGCGCTCGCAGCGGCGTCCGGCGGGCAGGTCACCGCGGTCGCCGCCGCCCACGGGGAACTCGACGAGGCAGCCGCGCGGGCGGCACTCGACGAGGTCGAGTCGTTCGGCGAAGATGCCGGGGTGGCCGTCACGACGCACGTCGTCTCGACGCCCCCGGCCCAATCCATCGTCAACCTCGCAGACGAGGTCGACGCGGGGCTCATCGTGATGGGCCGACACGGGAACACGGGCCTCAGAGACAGGCTGTTCGGCAGCGTCACCAACCGGGTCCTCCGCACGGCGGACACCCACGTGTTGACCGTGCCCGGTGGGGAGTCCCCCGTCAGCGACTTCGAGACCATCCTCTTGCCGACCGACGGGAGCGAAGCCGCGAGCACGGCCGTCGCTCCGGCAGCCGACCTCGCCGACCAGTACGGGGCGGCCCTGCACCTGCTCAGAGTCGTCGACGTGCGGCAGGAGGCTGGCCCGTTCAGTGCCGGTGGTGTCGACCAGGCGTACGTCGACGACCTCCTCGAGAGGGAACTGGCGTCACTCGGAGACCTGGCCGACGAGTACGCCACCCTCGCCGGTGACGGCGTGACCTTCGAGCAGGCGACCCGTGCCGGAACCCCGAGCGAGGGTATCTCGGAGTACGTCGACGAACACGACGTCGATCTGGTCGTCATGGCATCCACCGGCGAGTCGAGTCTGGCCGGACAGTTGCTCGGCAGCACGACCGACCGCGTGCTCCGGCTCGTCGACCAGCCGGTGCTGGTCGTCAACCCGAACCGCTGA
- a CDS encoding shikimate dehydrogenase codes for MQVFGLVGNPVGHSLSPPMHEAAYEVHDMNARYVTFEPDPAELETAIDGADALGISGLNVTIPFKQDVLSLVDPDEMAARIGAVNTIDFSGDQPTGHNTDAEGARRALEEQGDATLAGATAVVVGAGGAGRAIAFALADAGSTVHIVNRTVERATSLAAEVPEASGYGLDALPELVPDADVLVNATSVGMEEDVSPVPADTLHENLVVLDAVYKPLETRLLRDAAECGATTVDGAWMLLYQGAIAFELWIGRDAPIDEMNEALRTRLRSDR; via the coding sequence ATGCAGGTATTCGGACTCGTGGGGAACCCCGTCGGGCACTCGTTGTCGCCGCCGATGCACGAGGCGGCCTACGAGGTCCACGACATGAACGCGCGGTACGTGACGTTCGAACCCGATCCAGCCGAGCTCGAAACGGCCATCGACGGTGCCGACGCGCTGGGTATCAGTGGGTTGAACGTGACCATCCCGTTCAAGCAGGACGTGCTCTCGCTCGTCGACCCCGACGAGATGGCAGCGCGAATCGGCGCGGTGAACACCATCGACTTCTCGGGTGACCAGCCGACCGGGCACAACACCGACGCCGAGGGTGCCCGCCGCGCACTCGAAGAACAGGGTGACGCGACGCTCGCTGGGGCGACCGCTGTCGTGGTCGGGGCGGGTGGCGCAGGACGCGCCATCGCCTTCGCGCTCGCCGACGCCGGCAGCACGGTCCACATCGTGAACCGGACGGTCGAGCGGGCGACGAGCCTCGCCGCGGAGGTCCCGGAGGCAAGCGGGTACGGGCTCGACGCGCTCCCCGAACTCGTCCCCGATGCTGACGTCCTCGTGAACGCGACCAGTGTCGGCATGGAGGAGGACGTCTCACCGGTCCCGGCCGATACGCTCCACGAGAACCTCGTGGTCCTCGACGCGGTTTACAAGCCGCTGGAGACGCGGCTGCTCCGGGATGCCGCCGAGTGCGGCGCGACGACCGTCGACGGGGCGTGGATGCTCCTCTACCAGGGGGCCATCGCGTTCGAACTCTGGATCGGGCGCGACGCACCCATCGACGAGATGAACGAAGCACTGCGAACCCGCTTGCGAAGCGACAGGTAG
- a CDS encoding helix-hairpin-helix domain-containing protein, with protein sequence MALLKKLKSLLGLDDDSQPRSSRDVGVTVEKERREPSTAAETTSTEAAAAEPETTEAETAAEADVSESIDEAEPETTEPEPETAEPEPEETAPDEEAEPEPETAEPEPEETAPDEEAEPEPETAEPEREESEDAAEETKDTESDAPEAEPEAEPEPEPEPEEPSEPTDDIKGIGPAYAERLSNAGIETVADLADADPEAVAEDTDISATRIEEWVKRARARR encoded by the coding sequence ATGGCACTGCTCAAGAAGTTGAAGTCGCTGCTGGGGTTGGACGACGACTCGCAGCCACGGTCCTCACGCGACGTAGGCGTGACCGTGGAGAAAGAGCGGCGCGAGCCCTCGACGGCGGCCGAGACGACGAGTACCGAGGCGGCAGCTGCAGAACCGGAGACGACCGAGGCAGAGACCGCGGCGGAAGCCGACGTCTCGGAGTCGATCGACGAAGCCGAACCCGAGACGACGGAGCCCGAACCCGAGACGGCGGAACCCGAGCCCGAGGAGACGGCACCCGACGAAGAGGCAGAACCCGAACCCGAGACGGCGGAACCCGAGCCCGAGGAGACGGCACCCGACGAAGAGGCAGAACCCGAACCTGAGACGGCGGAACCCGAACGCGAGGAGAGCGAGGACGCCGCCGAGGAGACTAAGGACACTGAATCCGACGCGCCGGAGGCCGAACCGGAGGCCGAGCCGGAGCCCGAACCGGAACCCGAGGAACCGTCCGAGCCGACCGACGATATCAAGGGAATCGGTCCGGCGTACGCCGAGCGACTTTCGAACGCCGGCATCGAGACGGTCGCCGACCTTGCGGATGCCGACCCCGAGGCCGTCGCCGAGGATACCGACATCTCCGCGACCCGCATCGAGGAGTGGGTGAAACGGGCCAGGGCGCGACGGTAG
- the pabB gene encoding aminodeoxychorismate synthase, component I: protein MTDPHVVTSREAFASAAADAPPGARVPVEVHVRVADPFDAYRRAREDADWNAYVETTGGQPGWGYFAVDPVDAMTVSADATVRSTDSRPAQSPTLAALQGLLDGETLVRGDCDVPYPCGAIGWLSYDVARELESLPESAVDDRQLPHLQVGVYDRIAAWEEPRDSEETTLRITACPSVAADDDLEDIYERSCEHALDLATRATTGDPGFGDPPVAQEDATFQSDCGREAYADRVRRVKEYVHAGDTFQANVSQRLVAPAAVHPVAAYDALRTVNPAPYSGLFEFPRLDLVSASPELLLDRDGESVRTEPIAGTRPRGHTPEEDDELAADLTSDEKERAEHAMLVDLERNDLGKVCEYGTVEVAEYRRVDRYSEVMHLVSNVTGDLRDDATLADAIAAVFPGGTITGAPKPRTMEIIDELESTRRGPYTGSMGLFGFDDRATLNIVIRTLVRSGDEYHLRVGAGIVHDSVPEREYEETLDKARALVTAVDEALGDRAGLTVEGAGDD from the coding sequence ATGACCGACCCCCACGTCGTGACCAGCCGCGAGGCGTTCGCCTCGGCGGCGGCGGACGCTCCGCCGGGGGCACGCGTTCCGGTCGAGGTCCATGTTCGCGTCGCCGACCCGTTCGATGCCTATCGACGGGCCCGCGAGGACGCAGACTGGAACGCGTACGTGGAGACCACCGGCGGCCAGCCCGGCTGGGGCTACTTCGCGGTCGACCCCGTCGACGCGATGACCGTCTCGGCCGATGCGACGGTGCGTTCGACAGACTCGCGACCAGCCCAGTCGCCGACGCTCGCCGCGTTACAGGGACTCCTCGACGGCGAGACGCTCGTCCGCGGGGACTGTGACGTTCCCTACCCGTGCGGTGCTATCGGGTGGCTCTCGTACGACGTCGCCCGGGAACTCGAATCCCTCCCGGAATCGGCCGTCGACGACCGACAACTCCCGCACCTGCAGGTCGGGGTGTACGACCGAATCGCCGCCTGGGAGGAACCCCGTGACAGCGAGGAGACGACGCTCCGGATCACCGCCTGTCCGAGCGTGGCCGCAGACGACGACCTCGAGGACATCTACGAGCGCAGTTGCGAGCATGCACTCGACCTCGCAACCCGCGCGACGACCGGCGACCCTGGTTTCGGCGACCCGCCGGTGGCACAGGAGGACGCGACGTTCCAGAGCGACTGCGGCCGCGAGGCCTACGCCGACCGGGTCCGCCGGGTGAAGGAGTACGTCCACGCCGGCGATACCTTCCAGGCGAACGTCTCACAGCGGCTCGTCGCCCCGGCAGCCGTCCACCCGGTCGCAGCCTACGACGCGCTCCGGACGGTGAACCCCGCGCCGTACTCCGGCCTGTTCGAGTTCCCCCGACTCGACCTCGTCAGCGCCAGCCCCGAGCTCCTGCTCGACCGGGACGGCGAGTCGGTTCGGACCGAACCCATCGCCGGCACGCGCCCCCGAGGACACACCCCTGAGGAAGACGACGAGCTCGCGGCCGACCTGACCAGCGACGAGAAAGAGCGGGCGGAACACGCGATGCTGGTCGACCTCGAACGCAACGACCTCGGGAAGGTGTGCGAGTACGGGACCGTCGAGGTGGCGGAGTACCGCCGCGTCGACCGGTACTCCGAGGTGATGCACCTCGTCTCGAACGTGACCGGTGACCTCCGGGACGACGCGACGCTGGCAGACGCTATCGCCGCGGTGTTCCCCGGCGGTACCATCACCGGCGCACCGAAGCCCCGGACGATGGAGATAATCGACGAGCTCGAATCGACCCGGCGAGGGCCCTACACGGGGAGCATGGGCCTGTTCGGGTTCGACGACCGCGCCACACTCAACATCGTCATCCGGACGCTCGTCCGCTCGGGCGACGAGTACCACCTCCGCGTTGGCGCGGGTATCGTCCACGATTCGGTACCCGAACGAGAATACGAGGAGACGCTGGACAAGGCCCGGGCGCTCGTCACGGCGGTTGACGAGGCGCTGGGCGACCGGGCGGGCCTGACCGTCGAGGGGGCAGGCGATGACTGA
- a CDS encoding aminodeoxychorismate/anthranilate synthase component II, which yields MTEILVVDNYDSFVYNLVQYVGELADSVVVRRNDAIDVAGIEELDPDGIVVSPGPGTPAEAGVSIPVFRDLDYPTLGVCLGHQALCAANGAPVVHAPDVVHGKPSVITHDGQGIFADVPDRIRVGRYHSLAVERADLPDSLVETAATDDERDVLMAVRHREKPHVGVQFHPESILTGDVSEPAAGAHLSLRVGKRLVATFIDQCDTT from the coding sequence ATGACTGAGATACTCGTCGTCGACAATTACGACTCGTTCGTCTACAACCTCGTCCAGTACGTCGGCGAGCTGGCCGACAGCGTCGTCGTCCGCCGGAACGACGCTATCGACGTGGCTGGCATCGAGGAACTGGACCCGGACGGTATCGTCGTCTCGCCGGGGCCGGGCACGCCCGCGGAAGCTGGGGTCTCCATCCCGGTGTTCCGCGACCTCGACTATCCGACGCTGGGGGTGTGCCTGGGGCACCAGGCGCTCTGTGCGGCCAACGGCGCGCCGGTGGTCCACGCCCCCGACGTGGTCCACGGGAAGCCCTCTGTCATCACCCACGACGGGCAAGGGATCTTCGCGGATGTGCCCGACCGGATTCGCGTCGGGCGCTACCACTCGCTGGCGGTCGAACGGGCGGACCTCCCCGACTCGCTGGTCGAGACGGCCGCGACCGACGACGAACGCGACGTGCTGATGGCGGTGCGCCACCGCGAGAAACCGCACGTCGGCGTGCAGTTCCACCCCGAGAGCATCCTCACGGGCGACGTGAGCGAACCGGCGGCCGGCGCGCACCTGTCGCTCCGCGTCGGCAAGCGACTCGTTGCGACGTTCATCGACCAATGCGATACCACGTAG
- a CDS encoding aminotransferase class IV, translated as MRYHVDGELVPAEDATISVRDRGFQYGDAAFETMRAYGGDVFEWEAHADRLRRSCDTLGFDHGFPDEELRARIDETLDANDLEDAYVKLSVTRGIQPGTLAPQPEVDPTVVVIVKPLSRGGKGADPVWDGPAVLQTTKTRKPPANALPPRAKTHNYLNGILARNELVEGADEALLRDQAGNVCEGATSNLFFVNEHGLHTPSAELPLLPGITRKVVLELAEEEGIPVWQDRYGLEDVRTADEAFLTNSTWELRPVATVDGLDVGGGPVTDLLRSKFAALVERRHYDGERLEEAPSESGAPEDTD; from the coding sequence ATGCGATACCACGTAGACGGCGAACTGGTCCCGGCCGAGGACGCGACAATCAGCGTCCGGGACCGGGGATTCCAGTACGGTGACGCAGCGTTCGAGACCATGCGGGCCTACGGCGGCGACGTGTTCGAGTGGGAAGCCCACGCCGACCGGTTGCGCCGCTCGTGCGATACTCTCGGGTTCGACCACGGGTTCCCCGACGAGGAGCTTCGCGCTCGCATCGACGAGACGCTCGACGCGAACGACCTCGAAGACGCCTACGTCAAACTCTCGGTGACTCGTGGCATCCAGCCCGGGACGCTCGCCCCTCAGCCCGAAGTCGACCCGACGGTGGTCGTCATCGTCAAGCCACTGTCCAGGGGTGGCAAGGGAGCGGATCCAGTCTGGGACGGTCCCGCCGTCCTCCAGACGACGAAGACACGCAAGCCGCCGGCGAACGCACTCCCACCCCGGGCGAAGACCCACAACTACCTGAACGGTATCCTCGCCCGGAACGAGCTGGTCGAAGGTGCCGACGAAGCTCTGCTTCGCGACCAGGCGGGGAACGTCTGCGAGGGCGCGACGAGCAACCTCTTCTTCGTGAACGAGCACGGCCTGCACACCCCGAGTGCAGAGCTCCCGCTCCTGCCGGGCATCACCCGCAAGGTCGTGCTCGAACTCGCCGAGGAGGAGGGCATCCCGGTGTGGCAGGACCGCTATGGGCTGGAGGACGTCCGGACCGCGGACGAGGCGTTCCTGACGAACTCGACGTGGGAGCTTCGGCCGGTCGCGACGGTCGATGGGCTGGACGTGGGCGGTGGCCCCGTCACCGACCTGCTCCGGAGCAAGTTCGCCGCGCTCGTCGAGCGTCGCCACTACGATGGTGAGCGACTGGAGGAAGCGCCGTCGGAGTCCGGGGCTCCCGAGGACACAGACTAG
- a CDS encoding trans-acting enoyl reductase family protein, with protein MSDLLIYGSYGYTGRLIAQQATVDGLDPILAGRTAEKVHDQAEELGCRSRVFEAKNPRTVADYLEGVEVVLNCAGPFAHTADPIVEGCIETGTHYLDITGEWHVFRDIAERGEDADAAGVMLLPGVGFDVVPSDCLAAHLHDRLPSATDLSLALGGLGGMSRGTAMTMVENIAEGGVVREDGEIVQVPQAYRDREIEFSYGERSTMTIPWGDVFTAYHSTGIPNVQVYSETHPKTINRLRKFRKLAPVLGTAPAQKLLKWLVNRRVKGPDDEQLREGRGEIWGEATDGEKTVVSRLETPNGYALTRDTALLTTKRALDGDLKTGYQTPSTAYGKDLVLEVDGVERVDVGGT; from the coding sequence ATGTCCGACCTGCTCATCTACGGCTCCTACGGCTACACCGGGCGGCTCATCGCCCAGCAGGCCACCGTCGACGGCCTCGACCCCATCCTCGCGGGCCGAACCGCCGAGAAGGTTCACGACCAGGCCGAGGAGTTGGGCTGTCGCTCGCGCGTCTTCGAGGCGAAGAATCCCCGGACCGTCGCGGACTACCTCGAAGGCGTCGAGGTGGTGCTGAACTGTGCCGGCCCGTTCGCCCACACCGCCGACCCCATCGTCGAGGGCTGCATCGAGACCGGAACGCACTACCTCGACATCACCGGCGAGTGGCACGTGTTCCGCGACATCGCCGAACGGGGCGAGGACGCCGACGCAGCCGGTGTCATGCTCCTCCCCGGCGTCGGCTTCGACGTGGTCCCGTCGGACTGCCTCGCCGCGCACCTCCACGACCGTCTGCCCAGCGCGACCGACCTCTCGCTGGCGCTCGGCGGCCTCGGCGGCATGTCCCGTGGAACCGCGATGACGATGGTCGAGAACATCGCCGAGGGTGGCGTCGTCAGGGAAGACGGCGAGATCGTCCAGGTGCCCCAGGCGTACCGCGACCGCGAGATCGAGTTCAGCTACGGCGAACGCAGCACGATGACCATCCCCTGGGGCGACGTGTTCACCGCCTACCACTCGACGGGCATCCCCAACGTCCAGGTGTACTCCGAGACCCACCCGAAGACCATCAACCGGCTCCGGAAGTTCCGGAAACTCGCGCCCGTCCTCGGCACGGCCCCCGCACAGAAACTCCTGAAGTGGCTCGTGAACCGGCGCGTGAAGGGCCCCGACGACGAACAGCTCCGCGAGGGACGCGGCGAGATATGGGGCGAAGCCACCGACGGCGAGAAGACGGTCGTCTCCCGGCTGGAGACACCGAACGGGTACGCGCTGACCCGCGACACTGCGCTACTCACCACGAAGCGCGCACTCGACGGCGACCTGAAAACCGGGTACCAGACCCCCTCGACCGCCTACGGGAAGGACCTCGTGCTCGAGGTCGACGGGGTCGAACGGGTCGACGTGGGCGGGACGTAG
- a CDS encoding Rieske 2Fe-2S domain-containing protein, whose protein sequence is MDADSRVTTVAEVPEDETFLFTVMEGFDEREVVLTKLPDGTVEAYMNYCQHWTDVRLDKGSGGTVRDDELVCTRHAATFRKDDGVCTHGPCEGAVLETVDVTVEDGAVYLTDDDYRFDHVGQASDIDLSSGGRIGFDGP, encoded by the coding sequence ATGGACGCGGACAGTCGTGTGACGACGGTCGCGGAGGTCCCCGAGGACGAGACCTTCCTGTTCACCGTGATGGAGGGGTTCGACGAGCGCGAGGTCGTCCTCACGAAGCTTCCCGACGGCACCGTCGAGGCCTACATGAACTACTGTCAGCACTGGACCGACGTACGACTCGACAAGGGTTCCGGTGGCACCGTCAGGGACGACGAACTGGTGTGTACGAGACACGCCGCGACCTTCCGCAAGGACGACGGGGTCTGTACCCACGGCCCCTGCGAGGGCGCGGTACTCGAGACGGTGGACGTGACCGTCGAGGACGGTGCGGTCTACCTGACGGACGACGACTACCGGTTCGACCACGTCGGACAGGCCAGCGACATCGACCTATCCTCCGGTGGGCGAATCGGCTTCGACGGGCCCTGA
- a CDS encoding transcriptional regulator produces MRQADETTRQRITDRLREGASTPSALATEFEVTAGTALRHVEHISRSLDNAEEELLVAPPECRECGFTDFDDLLNRPSRCPECKSESLEEPAFVVE; encoded by the coding sequence ATGCGCCAGGCTGACGAAACCACCCGCCAGCGCATCACCGACAGACTTCGCGAGGGTGCCTCGACCCCGAGTGCACTCGCCACGGAGTTCGAGGTGACAGCCGGCACCGCCCTTCGCCACGTCGAACACATCTCCCGGTCGCTCGACAACGCCGAGGAGGAACTGCTCGTGGCACCACCTGAATGTCGGGAATGCGGGTTCACGGACTTCGACGACCTTCTGAACCGTCCCTCACGCTGTCCGGAGTGCAAGAGCGAATCGCTGGAGGAACCAGCGTTCGTCGTCGAATAA